Proteins co-encoded in one Malus domestica chromosome 09, GDT2T_hap1 genomic window:
- the LOC103414405 gene encoding uncharacterized protein isoform X5 — MVTNSSSRSRSTLSTTYPTLRFIRSQYRRRFHTLFVDDDDLTQILSRFEENSSSSFEFTMRMLTLLINCSFCSIGVHCLCQLKFLDYNGSEFLMHWIWSVQGEPFSLYAEEEPLIVAHLCCRDLIQIGGFGCPCHIHKEKEPFFWIY, encoded by the exons ATGGTCACCAACTCCAGTTCGAGATCGAGAAGCACTCTGTCAACGACATACCCGACGCTAAGATTCATAAGGTCTCAATATCGAAGAAGATTTCATACGCTCTTTGTCGACGATGACGACCTGACGCAAATCCTGTCTCGATTTGAAGAAAATTCTTCAAGCAGCTTTGAATTCACG ATGAGGATGTTGACATTGTTAATTAATTGCAGTTTTTGTTCTATTGGTGTCCATTGTCTTTGTCAGCTTAAGTTCTTGGACTACAATGGGAG TGAGTTTCTCATGCACTGGATATGGAGTGTTCAAGGTGAACCTTTTTCTCTAT ACGCGGAAGAAGAACCATTGATAGTTGCACATCTATGTTGCAgagatttgattcaaattggtggatttgg GTGTCCATGTCATATTCATAAGGAAAAAGAACCATTTTTCTGGATATATT
- the LOC103428897 gene encoding profilin-1 has product MSWQAYVDDHLMCDIDGHHLTAAAILGHDGSVWAHSSTFPKFKPEEITAIMKDFDEPGSLAPTGLHLGGTKYMVIQGEGGAVIRGKKGSGGVTVKKTGQALVFGIYEEPLTPGQCNMIVERLGDYLIDQGL; this is encoded by the exons ATGTCGTGGCAGGCGTACGTCGACGATCACTTGATGTGCGACATCGACGGCCACCATCTGACAGCCGCGGCCATCCTCGGCCACGACGGTAGTGTGTGGGCCCATAGCTCCACCTTCCCTAAG TTTAAGCCGGAAGAGATTACGGCGATAATGAAAGATTTTGATGAGCCAGGGTCTCTTGCCCCAACTGGATTACACCTTGGTGGGACAAAGTACATGGTTATTCAGGGCGAGGGCGGAGCTGTGATTCGTGGCAAGaag GGCTCTGGTGGCGTAACTGTGAAGAAAACCGGCCAAGCTCTGGTTTTCGGTATATATGAGGAGCCTTTGACTCCAGGACAATGTAATATGATTGTGGAGAGGTTGGGAGACTACCTGATTGATCAAGGCCTATAA
- the LOC103414405 gene encoding uncharacterized protein isoform X4, translating into MVTNSSSRSRSTLSTTYPTLRFIRSQYRRRFHTLFVDDDDLTQILSRFEENSSSSFEFTMRMLTLLINCSFCSIGVHCLCQLKFLDYNGSEFLMHWIWSVQGEPFSLYAEEEPLIVAHLCCRDLIQIGGFGGVAGVHVIFIRKKNHFSGYIETFRLPSSKPT; encoded by the exons ATGGTCACCAACTCCAGTTCGAGATCGAGAAGCACTCTGTCAACGACATACCCGACGCTAAGATTCATAAGGTCTCAATATCGAAGAAGATTTCATACGCTCTTTGTCGACGATGACGACCTGACGCAAATCCTGTCTCGATTTGAAGAAAATTCTTCAAGCAGCTTTGAATTCACG ATGAGGATGTTGACATTGTTAATTAATTGCAGTTTTTGTTCTATTGGTGTCCATTGTCTTTGTCAGCTTAAGTTCTTGGACTACAATGGGAG TGAGTTTCTCATGCACTGGATATGGAGTGTTCAAGGTGAACCTTTTTCTCTAT ACGCGGAAGAAGAACCATTGATAGTTGCACATCTATGTTGCAgagatttgattcaaattggtggatttgg GGGTGTTGCAGGTGTCCATGTCATATTCATAAGGAAAAAGAACCATTTTTCTGGATATATT
- the LOC103414405 gene encoding uncharacterized protein isoform X6, which translates to MVTNSSSRSRSTLSTTYPTLRFIRSQYRRRFHTLFVDDDDLTQILSRFEENSSSSFEFTMRMLTLLINCSFCSIGVHCLCQLKFLDYNGSEFLMHWIWSVQDAEEEPLIVAHLCCRDLIQIGGFGCPCHIHKEKEPFFWIY; encoded by the exons ATGGTCACCAACTCCAGTTCGAGATCGAGAAGCACTCTGTCAACGACATACCCGACGCTAAGATTCATAAGGTCTCAATATCGAAGAAGATTTCATACGCTCTTTGTCGACGATGACGACCTGACGCAAATCCTGTCTCGATTTGAAGAAAATTCTTCAAGCAGCTTTGAATTCACG ATGAGGATGTTGACATTGTTAATTAATTGCAGTTTTTGTTCTATTGGTGTCCATTGTCTTTGTCAGCTTAAGTTCTTGGACTACAATGGGAG TGAGTTTCTCATGCACTGGATATGGAGTGTTCAAG ACGCGGAAGAAGAACCATTGATAGTTGCACATCTATGTTGCAgagatttgattcaaattggtggatttgg GTGTCCATGTCATATTCATAAGGAAAAAGAACCATTTTTCTGGATATATT
- the LOC103414405 gene encoding uncharacterized protein isoform X3, translated as MVTNSSSRSRSTLSTTYPTLRFIRSQYRRRFHTLFVDDDDLTQILSRFEENSSSSFEFTMRMLTLLINCSFCSIGVHCLCQLKFLDYNGSEFLMHWIWSVQGEPFSLYAEEEPLIVAHLCCRDLIQIGGFGGVAGVHVIFIRKKNHFSGYIETCEHLTDLSWTS; from the exons ATGGTCACCAACTCCAGTTCGAGATCGAGAAGCACTCTGTCAACGACATACCCGACGCTAAGATTCATAAGGTCTCAATATCGAAGAAGATTTCATACGCTCTTTGTCGACGATGACGACCTGACGCAAATCCTGTCTCGATTTGAAGAAAATTCTTCAAGCAGCTTTGAATTCACG ATGAGGATGTTGACATTGTTAATTAATTGCAGTTTTTGTTCTATTGGTGTCCATTGTCTTTGTCAGCTTAAGTTCTTGGACTACAATGGGAG TGAGTTTCTCATGCACTGGATATGGAGTGTTCAAGGTGAACCTTTTTCTCTAT ACGCGGAAGAAGAACCATTGATAGTTGCACATCTATGTTGCAgagatttgattcaaattggtggatttgg GGGTGTTGCAGGTGTCCATGTCATATTCATAAGGAAAAAGAACCATTTTTCTGGATATATT
- the LOC103414405 gene encoding uncharacterized protein isoform X7, with protein sequence MVTNSSSRSRSTLSTTYPTLRFIRSQYRRRFHTLFVDDDDLTQILSRFEENSSSSFEFTMRMLTLLINCSFCSIGVHCLCQLKFLDYNGSEFLMHWIWSVQGEPFSLYAEEEPLIVAHLCCRDLIQIGGFG encoded by the exons ATGGTCACCAACTCCAGTTCGAGATCGAGAAGCACTCTGTCAACGACATACCCGACGCTAAGATTCATAAGGTCTCAATATCGAAGAAGATTTCATACGCTCTTTGTCGACGATGACGACCTGACGCAAATCCTGTCTCGATTTGAAGAAAATTCTTCAAGCAGCTTTGAATTCACG ATGAGGATGTTGACATTGTTAATTAATTGCAGTTTTTGTTCTATTGGTGTCCATTGTCTTTGTCAGCTTAAGTTCTTGGACTACAATGGGAG TGAGTTTCTCATGCACTGGATATGGAGTGTTCAAGGTGAACCTTTTTCTCTAT ACGCGGAAGAAGAACCATTGATAGTTGCACATCTATGTTGCAgagatttgattcaaattggtggatttgg